A region of Deinococcus rubellus DNA encodes the following proteins:
- a CDS encoding LysR family transcriptional regulator — translation MTTPRPRFSGPLFEGRSAITLAQLRLFVAVADEGSFSSAAAGLGMSQSSLSEGVRALETALGQAVLLRTRSGVSLTPTGLQVIGYARDALLAVQDLQLAANPARTLSGQLTVATYRSIGQQLLAPALARLHAEHPELHIRVLDAGRDGQGGQRFVSSGEADVGLIEAPDAAGGLLFEVLLHDPYLVVTRTGHPIPLTWAYLKAQPLLLPPLINPANQPVLEFLRSHKALSRNITEVDEDDVILSMVEYGLGITIFPRLGLAGLRPALVAVALPEPLERIIGLVIRPGRAALPHVQALAEAVRTQARQSADSGS, via the coding sequence GTGACCACGCCCAGGCCGCGCTTCTCGGGTCCGCTCTTCGAGGGACGCTCAGCCATCACGCTGGCACAGCTTAGGCTGTTCGTGGCAGTGGCCGATGAAGGCAGTTTCTCCTCGGCGGCAGCGGGCCTGGGCATGTCGCAGAGCAGCCTCAGCGAGGGTGTACGCGCCCTTGAGACAGCACTGGGTCAGGCGGTGCTGCTGCGTACCCGCAGCGGTGTCAGCCTGACGCCCACCGGGTTGCAGGTCATCGGCTACGCCCGCGACGCGCTGCTGGCGGTGCAGGATTTGCAACTGGCCGCCAACCCGGCGCGCACCCTCAGCGGCCAGCTCACGGTGGCGACCTACCGCAGCATCGGTCAGCAACTGCTGGCCCCGGCACTGGCCCGCCTGCATGCCGAACATCCCGAGTTGCACATCCGGGTGCTGGATGCCGGGCGTGACGGGCAGGGCGGTCAGCGCTTTGTGAGCAGCGGCGAGGCCGACGTGGGTTTGATCGAAGCGCCGGACGCTGCCGGGGGCCTGCTGTTCGAGGTGCTGCTGCACGACCCTTACCTGGTGGTGACGCGCACCGGGCATCCTATCCCGCTGACCTGGGCATACCTGAAGGCGCAGCCGCTGCTGCTGCCGCCGCTGATCAACCCGGCCAACCAGCCGGTGCTGGAATTTCTGAGAAGTCACAAAGCGCTCAGCCGTAACATCACTGAGGTCGACGAGGACGACGTGATTCTCTCGATGGTGGAGTACGGGCTGGGTATCACCATCTTCCCGCGCCTGGGGCTGGCAGGGCTGCGGCCCGCACTGGTGGCAGTGGCCTTGCCTGAGCCACTGGAGCGGATCATCGGGCTGGTCATCAGACCGGGGCGGGCCGCCCTGCCGCACGTGCAGGCCCTCGCTGAGGCGGTGCGTACCCAGGCCCGTCAGAGCGCCGACTCAGGATCGTGA
- the ffh gene encoding signal recognition particle protein: MFENLGNKLQDILERLQREKTLTDTQVKAAMREIRMALLEADVNFGVAKEFVARVSEKAVGQEVLGSLDAGQMVVKLVHDELIQTLGGESKQPVLKTEGNVVFMVGLQGAGKTTSTGKLAKFYKEKGRRVLLIAADTQRPAAREQLRTLGNQVGVPVLEVANGETPAQTRQRLNEFQQTDFRDLVIVDTAGRLQIDENLMDQLADLQTALQPTETLLVVDAMTGQEALSVAKTFDERVNLTGLIITKMDGDARGGAALSARFVTGKPIYFAGTSEKLTGLEPFYPDRVAGRILGMGDVLGLIERAQQADLQSMETKKAEEFDLEDLLNQLRQIRKMGPLGDLIKLIPGMSRALPEGFSIDEKQIHKIDSMISSMTLKERRNPKILNASRRKRIAAGAGTQVSEINKLVKMHEQMKDMMKMLQRMSGGKGMGGMGKLGAGMKGGRGLQPSQMPPKLPNSRR, translated from the coding sequence ATGTTTGAGAACCTCGGCAACAAATTGCAAGACATTCTGGAACGCCTCCAGCGCGAGAAGACCCTGACCGACACGCAGGTCAAAGCCGCTATGCGCGAGATCCGGATGGCCCTCTTGGAGGCTGACGTGAATTTCGGCGTTGCCAAGGAGTTCGTCGCGCGGGTCAGCGAGAAGGCGGTGGGCCAGGAAGTGCTGGGCAGCCTCGACGCCGGGCAGATGGTGGTCAAGCTGGTCCACGACGAACTGATTCAGACGCTCGGCGGGGAATCCAAGCAGCCAGTCCTCAAAACCGAGGGCAATGTGGTGTTCATGGTGGGCCTCCAGGGTGCGGGCAAAACCACCTCAACCGGAAAGCTCGCCAAGTTCTACAAGGAAAAGGGACGCCGGGTGCTGCTCATCGCCGCCGACACCCAGCGCCCCGCCGCCCGCGAGCAGCTCCGCACGCTGGGCAACCAGGTCGGCGTGCCGGTGCTCGAAGTCGCCAACGGCGAGACGCCCGCCCAGACCAGACAGCGCCTCAATGAGTTTCAGCAGACCGACTTCCGCGACCTGGTGATCGTGGACACGGCGGGGCGGCTCCAGATCGACGAGAACCTGATGGACCAGCTCGCCGACCTCCAGACTGCTCTCCAGCCCACCGAAACCCTGCTGGTGGTGGACGCCATGACCGGGCAGGAAGCGCTGAGCGTCGCCAAGACCTTCGACGAGCGGGTCAACTTGACCGGCCTGATCATCACCAAGATGGACGGCGACGCGCGCGGCGGGGCGGCGCTCTCGGCACGCTTCGTGACCGGCAAGCCGATTTATTTTGCGGGCACCTCCGAGAAGCTGACTGGCCTGGAACCCTTCTACCCCGACCGGGTGGCGGGCCGCATCCTGGGCATGGGCGACGTGCTGGGCCTGATCGAGCGCGCACAGCAAGCCGATTTGCAGAGCATGGAAACCAAGAAGGCCGAGGAATTCGACCTCGAAGACCTGCTCAACCAGTTGCGCCAGATTCGCAAGATGGGGCCACTGGGCGACCTGATCAAGCTGATCCCCGGCATGAGCCGTGCCCTGCCTGAGGGCTTCAGCATTGACGAGAAGCAGATTCACAAGATCGACTCGATGATCTCCAGCATGACCCTTAAGGAGCGGCGCAATCCCAAGATCCTGAACGCCTCGCGCCGCAAGCGCATCGCGGCAGGCGCAGGCACCCAGGTCAGCGAGATCAACAAACTGGTCAAGATGCACGAGCAGATGAAGGACATGATGAAGATGCTCCAGCGCATGAGCGGCGGCAAGGGCATGGGCGGAATGGGCAAGCTCGGCGCGGGCATGAAGGGTGGGCGCGGTCTCCAGCCCAGCCAGATGCCGCCCAAGCTGCCAAACTCGCGGCGCTGA